From a single Ornithodoros turicata isolate Travis chromosome 8, ASM3712646v1, whole genome shotgun sequence genomic region:
- the LOC135367439 gene encoding uncharacterized protein LOC135367439 isoform X6, with product MERPCHVKGVLRDISSVHEQKVYLLLLARGHYVVPVQFQRSHETHVFRWMKSLNCASFHFVDWLQSTLLCLTERFVPVYVKHKDIVSYDKDKCGKRRRSLLFTLLRWNAPWLRSRPTRIPVFEFFSQPHECAAVEAQDQRLLHLEWPSLRTVCTVVKYRGIPFAVAPTWRVAVIPVADLPWQVIGCLGMSKEGTLHLCDETFEIKIRSSIPACSLPLGHIVVIPKGGRFILEGISAMKDIEKRHTLFYLECDRFIPALRAHTFPCPHGLQPPQKAGQGWQTFRVKDVTLPRTVEGRHYFDVMCIFQQQQRVLTFTSLYWLPFLEGGGIFQIQLPRHDRMLLSQTSMPADVAVRFLPDKEASRVAFDMRITSSTERATSVHGVLIDKFYQEARTARAGSHRGPDRWSPCLKVINLETGTLLSIYLNTMTASVPLLGLLPGTLFRLESVRLSQAASTVHYASSTNHTVLHISSHGDALQTYETSNLDLWPAALHPCNGLGYALPLRYIQCVLTKILSLRMWPDCRTCGVPVQQDGQQCTHKLMPTLFLRFEAICDAEVITAICWDIQAKQVLQFNDKLWQMMVDYVLDYKQCIEYSSRGVRDPVDQSGRQVVYIGWTPIEERIARCCKHRSLSSSHLTLTVREMRFAQVLPRKDCVQRQDIPERRDKKKRFHVVCVRDTLGALYHLHQAAVKEASNVHF from the exons ATG GAACGACCGTGTCACGTTAAAGGGGTATTGCGTGACATTTCCAGTGTACATGA GCAAAAGGTGTACCTGTTACTCCTAGCAAGGGGACACTACGTAGTTCCAGTCCAGTTTCAG AGAAGCCACGAAACACATGTCTTTCGATGGATGAAAAGCCTTAACTGTGCCAGTTTCCACTTTGTTGATTGGTTGCAATCAACTTTATTATGCCTCACGGAGCGCTTCGTCCCTGTGTATGTGAAGCACAAAGACATAGTCTCATATGACAAAGACAAATGCGG GAAGAGAAGACGTAGCCTCCTGTTCACCTTACTCCGGTGGAACGCACCGTGGTTACGATCTCGTCCAACGCGCATACCTGTCTTTGAGTTCTTTAGCCAGCCACATGAGTGTGCAGCTGTTGAAGCACAA GACCAACGGCTGCTGCATTTGGAGTGGCCTAGCCTGAGAACTGTCTGCACAGTTGTCAAGTACAGGGGAATTCCTTTTGCTGTTGCTCCCACATGGCGCGTAGCAGTGATTCCAGTGGCAGACTTACCCTGGCAG GTTATAGGGTGCCTAGGAATGTCAAAAGAAGGAACGCTGCACTTGTGCGACGAGACATTTGAAATCAAGATCCGTTCATCCATTCCTGCGTGTTCTTTGCCCCTGGGACACATTGTTGTCATCCCTAAAGGAGGACGCTTCATTCTGGAAGGGATATCCGCCATGAAGGATATTGAGAAACGCCACACGCTTTTTTACCTCGAGTGTGACCGCTTTATTCCTGCGCTCCGGGCGCACACTTTCCCGTGTCCTCATGGATTACAACCGCCACAGAAGGCAGG GCAAGGTTGGCAGACCTTTCGGGTGAAAGATGTTACCCTGCCACGGACAGTGGAGGGCAGGCATTATTTCGACGTAATGTGCATCTTCCAGCAACAACAGCGGGTCCTCACTTTCACCAGCTTGTACTGGCTGCCGTTCTTGGAAGGAGGAGGAATTTTTCAGATACAGTTGCCTCGTCATGACAGGATGCTACTGTCTCAAACATCAATGCCGGCGGACGTTGCAGTCCGCTTTCTTCCAGACAAG GAAGCCTCCAGAGTGGCCTTCGATATGAGGATCACATCTTCAACCGA GCGCGCAACAAGCGTGCATGGAGTGCTGATAGACAAGTTCTACCAGGAAGCTCGCACTGCACGAG CGGGTTCTCACCGAGGCCCTGACAGATGGAGCCCTTGTCTGAAGGTGATCAACTTGGAAACAGGAACTCTGCTAAGCATATACCTCAACACTATGACAGCCAGTGTTCCACTGTTGGGCCTCCTGCCTGGAACGTTGTTTCGTCTGGAGTCAGTTCGTCTCTCCCAGGCAGCATCCACGGTCCACTACGCATCTTCCACAAACCACACCGTCTTACACATCTCTTCCCATGGAGATGCTTTGCAGACTTATGAGACAAG CAATCTGGATTTGTGGCCTGCTGCGCTCCACCCATGCAACGGGCTAGGCTATGCCCTACCGCTCCGATATATTCAGTGTGTTTTAACCAAGATTCTCTCCCTGCGAATGTGGCCGGATTGCCGGACCTGCGGTGTGCCCGTACAGCAGGATGGTCAACAATGCACGCATAAGCTTATGCCTACTCTTTTTCTCAG GTTTGAAGCCATCTGTGATGCGGAGGTCATCACAGCCATCTGCTGGGACATCCAAGCCAAGCAGGTCTTGCAATTCAATGATAAACTGTGGCAGATGATGGTGGACTATGTGCTCGACTACAAACAGTGCATTGAATACTCTTCT CGTGGCGTCCGTGATCCAGTTGACCAAAGTGGCAGACAAGTGGTATACATAGGATGGACACCAATTGAAGAGAGAATTGCCAGGTGCTGCAAACACCGATCTTTATCATCATCTCACTTGACACTCACAGTGAGAGAGATGAGATTTGCACAAG TGCTCCCACGGAAGGACTGCGTTCAACGTCAAGATATTCCAGAGAggagagacaaaaagaaaaggtttCACGTGGTATGTGTTCGAGACACTTTAGGTGCACTTTACCACTTGCACCAAGCTgctgtaaaggaggcttcaaATGTACATTTCTAA
- the LOC135367439 gene encoding uncharacterized protein LOC135367439 isoform X2 has translation MERPCHVKGVLRDISSVHEQKVYLLLLARGHYVVPVQFQMPDYVYHLAESLTPGRIYIIFYVSPIVLKLSTTRELILFQSTENTKLQKVSSYQDIEDLLDVEKVSYRLLSYSGGDRLSYYQGVITSIINDECGFYLVNGKNLTLVTAPLACWGHVPRLVVGDHIQVVNCHFVEHPRGTTKIVMCGASHLRLTNRCETRSHETHVFRWMKSLNCASFHFVDWLQSTLLCLTERFVPVYVKHKDIVSYDKDKCGKRRRSLLFTLLRWNAPWLRSRPTRIPVFEFFSQPHECAAVEDQRLLHLEWPSLRTVCTVVKYRGIPFAVAPTWRVAVIPVADLPWQVIGCLGMSKEGTLHLCDETFEIKIRSSIPACSLPLGHIVVIPKGGRFILEGISAMKDIEKRHTLFYLECDRFIPALRAHTFPCPHGLQPPQKAGQGWQTFRVKDVTLPRTVEGRHYFDVMCIFQQQQRVLTFTSLYWLPFLEGGGIFQIQLPRHDRMLLSQTSMPADVAVRFLPDKEASRVAFDMRITSSTERATSVHGVLIDKFYQEARTARAGSHRGPDRWSPCLKVINLETGTLLSIYLNTMTASVPLLGLLPGTLFRLESVRLSQAASTVHYASSTNHTVLHISSHGDALQTYETSNLDLWPAALHPCNGLGYALPLRYIQCVLTKILSLRMWPDCRTCGVPVQQDGQQCTHKLMPTLFLRFEAICDAEVITAICWDIQAKQVLQFNDKLWQMMVDYVLDYKQCIEYSSRGVRDPVDQSGRQVVYIGWTPIEERIARCCKHRSLSSSHLTLTVREMRFAQVLPRKDCVQRQDIPERRDKKKRFHVVCVRDTLGALYHLHQAAVKEASNVHF, from the exons ATG GAACGACCGTGTCACGTTAAAGGGGTATTGCGTGACATTTCCAGTGTACATGA GCAAAAGGTGTACCTGTTACTCCTAGCAAGGGGACACTACGTAGTTCCAGTCCAGTTTCAG ATGCCAGATTATGTCTACCACTTGGCAGAGTCCCTGACTCCTGGAAGAATATACATAATATTTTATGTCTCACCAATAGTGCTCAAGTTGAGCACCACG AGGGAACTCATACTGTTCCAAAGTACCGAGAATACAAAATTACAGAAGGTCTCATCTTACCAAGACATTGAG GATCTGCTGGATGTTGAGAAAGTCAGTTATAGACTATTGTCTTACTCTGGAGGAGATAGGCTTTCATATTACCAG GGAGTGATAACGAGCATCATCAACGATGAATGTGGTTTCTACCTTGTGAATGGCAAAAACTTAACGCTGGTGACGGCACCGTTGGCCTGTTGGGGTCATGTGCCACGTCTCGTGGTTGGAGATCACATTCAAGTAGTCAACTGTCATTTTGTGGAACATCCTCGAGGAACCACCAAGATTGTCATGTGCGGTGCATCGCATCTTAGGTTAACCAACAGATGTGAAACA AGAAGCCACGAAACACATGTCTTTCGATGGATGAAAAGCCTTAACTGTGCCAGTTTCCACTTTGTTGATTGGTTGCAATCAACTTTATTATGCCTCACGGAGCGCTTCGTCCCTGTGTATGTGAAGCACAAAGACATAGTCTCATATGACAAAGACAAATGCGG GAAGAGAAGACGTAGCCTCCTGTTCACCTTACTCCGGTGGAACGCACCGTGGTTACGATCTCGTCCAACGCGCATACCTGTCTTTGAGTTCTTTAGCCAGCCACATGAGTGTGCAGCTGTTGAA GACCAACGGCTGCTGCATTTGGAGTGGCCTAGCCTGAGAACTGTCTGCACAGTTGTCAAGTACAGGGGAATTCCTTTTGCTGTTGCTCCCACATGGCGCGTAGCAGTGATTCCAGTGGCAGACTTACCCTGGCAG GTTATAGGGTGCCTAGGAATGTCAAAAGAAGGAACGCTGCACTTGTGCGACGAGACATTTGAAATCAAGATCCGTTCATCCATTCCTGCGTGTTCTTTGCCCCTGGGACACATTGTTGTCATCCCTAAAGGAGGACGCTTCATTCTGGAAGGGATATCCGCCATGAAGGATATTGAGAAACGCCACACGCTTTTTTACCTCGAGTGTGACCGCTTTATTCCTGCGCTCCGGGCGCACACTTTCCCGTGTCCTCATGGATTACAACCGCCACAGAAGGCAGG GCAAGGTTGGCAGACCTTTCGGGTGAAAGATGTTACCCTGCCACGGACAGTGGAGGGCAGGCATTATTTCGACGTAATGTGCATCTTCCAGCAACAACAGCGGGTCCTCACTTTCACCAGCTTGTACTGGCTGCCGTTCTTGGAAGGAGGAGGAATTTTTCAGATACAGTTGCCTCGTCATGACAGGATGCTACTGTCTCAAACATCAATGCCGGCGGACGTTGCAGTCCGCTTTCTTCCAGACAAG GAAGCCTCCAGAGTGGCCTTCGATATGAGGATCACATCTTCAACCGA GCGCGCAACAAGCGTGCATGGAGTGCTGATAGACAAGTTCTACCAGGAAGCTCGCACTGCACGAG CGGGTTCTCACCGAGGCCCTGACAGATGGAGCCCTTGTCTGAAGGTGATCAACTTGGAAACAGGAACTCTGCTAAGCATATACCTCAACACTATGACAGCCAGTGTTCCACTGTTGGGCCTCCTGCCTGGAACGTTGTTTCGTCTGGAGTCAGTTCGTCTCTCCCAGGCAGCATCCACGGTCCACTACGCATCTTCCACAAACCACACCGTCTTACACATCTCTTCCCATGGAGATGCTTTGCAGACTTATGAGACAAG CAATCTGGATTTGTGGCCTGCTGCGCTCCACCCATGCAACGGGCTAGGCTATGCCCTACCGCTCCGATATATTCAGTGTGTTTTAACCAAGATTCTCTCCCTGCGAATGTGGCCGGATTGCCGGACCTGCGGTGTGCCCGTACAGCAGGATGGTCAACAATGCACGCATAAGCTTATGCCTACTCTTTTTCTCAG GTTTGAAGCCATCTGTGATGCGGAGGTCATCACAGCCATCTGCTGGGACATCCAAGCCAAGCAGGTCTTGCAATTCAATGATAAACTGTGGCAGATGATGGTGGACTATGTGCTCGACTACAAACAGTGCATTGAATACTCTTCT CGTGGCGTCCGTGATCCAGTTGACCAAAGTGGCAGACAAGTGGTATACATAGGATGGACACCAATTGAAGAGAGAATTGCCAGGTGCTGCAAACACCGATCTTTATCATCATCTCACTTGACACTCACAGTGAGAGAGATGAGATTTGCACAAG TGCTCCCACGGAAGGACTGCGTTCAACGTCAAGATATTCCAGAGAggagagacaaaaagaaaaggtttCACGTGGTATGTGTTCGAGACACTTTAGGTGCACTTTACCACTTGCACCAAGCTgctgtaaaggaggcttcaaATGTACATTTCTAA
- the LOC135367439 gene encoding uncharacterized protein LOC135367439 isoform X1 — protein MERPCHVKGVLRDISSVHEQKVYLLLLARGHYVVPVQFQMPDYVYHLAESLTPGRIYIIFYVSPIVLKLSTTRELILFQSTENTKLQKVSSYQDIEDLLDVEKVSYRLLSYSGGDRLSYYQGVITSIINDECGFYLVNGKNLTLVTAPLACWGHVPRLVVGDHIQVVNCHFVEHPRGTTKIVMCGASHLRLTNRCETRSHETHVFRWMKSLNCASFHFVDWLQSTLLCLTERFVPVYVKHKDIVSYDKDKCGKRRRSLLFTLLRWNAPWLRSRPTRIPVFEFFSQPHECAAVEAQDQRLLHLEWPSLRTVCTVVKYRGIPFAVAPTWRVAVIPVADLPWQVIGCLGMSKEGTLHLCDETFEIKIRSSIPACSLPLGHIVVIPKGGRFILEGISAMKDIEKRHTLFYLECDRFIPALRAHTFPCPHGLQPPQKAGQGWQTFRVKDVTLPRTVEGRHYFDVMCIFQQQQRVLTFTSLYWLPFLEGGGIFQIQLPRHDRMLLSQTSMPADVAVRFLPDKEASRVAFDMRITSSTERATSVHGVLIDKFYQEARTARAGSHRGPDRWSPCLKVINLETGTLLSIYLNTMTASVPLLGLLPGTLFRLESVRLSQAASTVHYASSTNHTVLHISSHGDALQTYETSNLDLWPAALHPCNGLGYALPLRYIQCVLTKILSLRMWPDCRTCGVPVQQDGQQCTHKLMPTLFLRFEAICDAEVITAICWDIQAKQVLQFNDKLWQMMVDYVLDYKQCIEYSSRGVRDPVDQSGRQVVYIGWTPIEERIARCCKHRSLSSSHLTLTVREMRFAQVLPRKDCVQRQDIPERRDKKKRFHVVCVRDTLGALYHLHQAAVKEASNVHF, from the exons ATG GAACGACCGTGTCACGTTAAAGGGGTATTGCGTGACATTTCCAGTGTACATGA GCAAAAGGTGTACCTGTTACTCCTAGCAAGGGGACACTACGTAGTTCCAGTCCAGTTTCAG ATGCCAGATTATGTCTACCACTTGGCAGAGTCCCTGACTCCTGGAAGAATATACATAATATTTTATGTCTCACCAATAGTGCTCAAGTTGAGCACCACG AGGGAACTCATACTGTTCCAAAGTACCGAGAATACAAAATTACAGAAGGTCTCATCTTACCAAGACATTGAG GATCTGCTGGATGTTGAGAAAGTCAGTTATAGACTATTGTCTTACTCTGGAGGAGATAGGCTTTCATATTACCAG GGAGTGATAACGAGCATCATCAACGATGAATGTGGTTTCTACCTTGTGAATGGCAAAAACTTAACGCTGGTGACGGCACCGTTGGCCTGTTGGGGTCATGTGCCACGTCTCGTGGTTGGAGATCACATTCAAGTAGTCAACTGTCATTTTGTGGAACATCCTCGAGGAACCACCAAGATTGTCATGTGCGGTGCATCGCATCTTAGGTTAACCAACAGATGTGAAACA AGAAGCCACGAAACACATGTCTTTCGATGGATGAAAAGCCTTAACTGTGCCAGTTTCCACTTTGTTGATTGGTTGCAATCAACTTTATTATGCCTCACGGAGCGCTTCGTCCCTGTGTATGTGAAGCACAAAGACATAGTCTCATATGACAAAGACAAATGCGG GAAGAGAAGACGTAGCCTCCTGTTCACCTTACTCCGGTGGAACGCACCGTGGTTACGATCTCGTCCAACGCGCATACCTGTCTTTGAGTTCTTTAGCCAGCCACATGAGTGTGCAGCTGTTGAAGCACAA GACCAACGGCTGCTGCATTTGGAGTGGCCTAGCCTGAGAACTGTCTGCACAGTTGTCAAGTACAGGGGAATTCCTTTTGCTGTTGCTCCCACATGGCGCGTAGCAGTGATTCCAGTGGCAGACTTACCCTGGCAG GTTATAGGGTGCCTAGGAATGTCAAAAGAAGGAACGCTGCACTTGTGCGACGAGACATTTGAAATCAAGATCCGTTCATCCATTCCTGCGTGTTCTTTGCCCCTGGGACACATTGTTGTCATCCCTAAAGGAGGACGCTTCATTCTGGAAGGGATATCCGCCATGAAGGATATTGAGAAACGCCACACGCTTTTTTACCTCGAGTGTGACCGCTTTATTCCTGCGCTCCGGGCGCACACTTTCCCGTGTCCTCATGGATTACAACCGCCACAGAAGGCAGG GCAAGGTTGGCAGACCTTTCGGGTGAAAGATGTTACCCTGCCACGGACAGTGGAGGGCAGGCATTATTTCGACGTAATGTGCATCTTCCAGCAACAACAGCGGGTCCTCACTTTCACCAGCTTGTACTGGCTGCCGTTCTTGGAAGGAGGAGGAATTTTTCAGATACAGTTGCCTCGTCATGACAGGATGCTACTGTCTCAAACATCAATGCCGGCGGACGTTGCAGTCCGCTTTCTTCCAGACAAG GAAGCCTCCAGAGTGGCCTTCGATATGAGGATCACATCTTCAACCGA GCGCGCAACAAGCGTGCATGGAGTGCTGATAGACAAGTTCTACCAGGAAGCTCGCACTGCACGAG CGGGTTCTCACCGAGGCCCTGACAGATGGAGCCCTTGTCTGAAGGTGATCAACTTGGAAACAGGAACTCTGCTAAGCATATACCTCAACACTATGACAGCCAGTGTTCCACTGTTGGGCCTCCTGCCTGGAACGTTGTTTCGTCTGGAGTCAGTTCGTCTCTCCCAGGCAGCATCCACGGTCCACTACGCATCTTCCACAAACCACACCGTCTTACACATCTCTTCCCATGGAGATGCTTTGCAGACTTATGAGACAAG CAATCTGGATTTGTGGCCTGCTGCGCTCCACCCATGCAACGGGCTAGGCTATGCCCTACCGCTCCGATATATTCAGTGTGTTTTAACCAAGATTCTCTCCCTGCGAATGTGGCCGGATTGCCGGACCTGCGGTGTGCCCGTACAGCAGGATGGTCAACAATGCACGCATAAGCTTATGCCTACTCTTTTTCTCAG GTTTGAAGCCATCTGTGATGCGGAGGTCATCACAGCCATCTGCTGGGACATCCAAGCCAAGCAGGTCTTGCAATTCAATGATAAACTGTGGCAGATGATGGTGGACTATGTGCTCGACTACAAACAGTGCATTGAATACTCTTCT CGTGGCGTCCGTGATCCAGTTGACCAAAGTGGCAGACAAGTGGTATACATAGGATGGACACCAATTGAAGAGAGAATTGCCAGGTGCTGCAAACACCGATCTTTATCATCATCTCACTTGACACTCACAGTGAGAGAGATGAGATTTGCACAAG TGCTCCCACGGAAGGACTGCGTTCAACGTCAAGATATTCCAGAGAggagagacaaaaagaaaaggtttCACGTGGTATGTGTTCGAGACACTTTAGGTGCACTTTACCACTTGCACCAAGCTgctgtaaaggaggcttcaaATGTACATTTCTAA
- the LOC135367439 gene encoding uncharacterized protein LOC135367439 isoform X5, protein MERPCHVKGVLRDISSVHEQKVYLLLLARGHYVVPVQFQMPDYVYHLAESLTPGRIYIIFYVSPIVLKLSTTRELILFQSTENTKLQKVSSYQDIEDLLDVEKVSYRLLSYSGGDRLSYYQRSHETHVFRWMKSLNCASFHFVDWLQSTLLCLTERFVPVYVKHKDIVSYDKDKCGKRRRSLLFTLLRWNAPWLRSRPTRIPVFEFFSQPHECAAVEAQDQRLLHLEWPSLRTVCTVVKYRGIPFAVAPTWRVAVIPVADLPWQVIGCLGMSKEGTLHLCDETFEIKIRSSIPACSLPLGHIVVIPKGGRFILEGISAMKDIEKRHTLFYLECDRFIPALRAHTFPCPHGLQPPQKAGQGWQTFRVKDVTLPRTVEGRHYFDVMCIFQQQQRVLTFTSLYWLPFLEGGGIFQIQLPRHDRMLLSQTSMPADVAVRFLPDKEASRVAFDMRITSSTERATSVHGVLIDKFYQEARTARAGSHRGPDRWSPCLKVINLETGTLLSIYLNTMTASVPLLGLLPGTLFRLESVRLSQAASTVHYASSTNHTVLHISSHGDALQTYETSNLDLWPAALHPCNGLGYALPLRYIQCVLTKILSLRMWPDCRTCGVPVQQDGQQCTHKLMPTLFLRFEAICDAEVITAICWDIQAKQVLQFNDKLWQMMVDYVLDYKQCIEYSSRGVRDPVDQSGRQVVYIGWTPIEERIARCCKHRSLSSSHLTLTVREMRFAQVLPRKDCVQRQDIPERRDKKKRFHVVCVRDTLGALYHLHQAAVKEASNVHF, encoded by the exons ATG GAACGACCGTGTCACGTTAAAGGGGTATTGCGTGACATTTCCAGTGTACATGA GCAAAAGGTGTACCTGTTACTCCTAGCAAGGGGACACTACGTAGTTCCAGTCCAGTTTCAG ATGCCAGATTATGTCTACCACTTGGCAGAGTCCCTGACTCCTGGAAGAATATACATAATATTTTATGTCTCACCAATAGTGCTCAAGTTGAGCACCACG AGGGAACTCATACTGTTCCAAAGTACCGAGAATACAAAATTACAGAAGGTCTCATCTTACCAAGACATTGAG GATCTGCTGGATGTTGAGAAAGTCAGTTATAGACTATTGTCTTACTCTGGAGGAGATAGGCTTTCATATTACCAG AGAAGCCACGAAACACATGTCTTTCGATGGATGAAAAGCCTTAACTGTGCCAGTTTCCACTTTGTTGATTGGTTGCAATCAACTTTATTATGCCTCACGGAGCGCTTCGTCCCTGTGTATGTGAAGCACAAAGACATAGTCTCATATGACAAAGACAAATGCGG GAAGAGAAGACGTAGCCTCCTGTTCACCTTACTCCGGTGGAACGCACCGTGGTTACGATCTCGTCCAACGCGCATACCTGTCTTTGAGTTCTTTAGCCAGCCACATGAGTGTGCAGCTGTTGAAGCACAA GACCAACGGCTGCTGCATTTGGAGTGGCCTAGCCTGAGAACTGTCTGCACAGTTGTCAAGTACAGGGGAATTCCTTTTGCTGTTGCTCCCACATGGCGCGTAGCAGTGATTCCAGTGGCAGACTTACCCTGGCAG GTTATAGGGTGCCTAGGAATGTCAAAAGAAGGAACGCTGCACTTGTGCGACGAGACATTTGAAATCAAGATCCGTTCATCCATTCCTGCGTGTTCTTTGCCCCTGGGACACATTGTTGTCATCCCTAAAGGAGGACGCTTCATTCTGGAAGGGATATCCGCCATGAAGGATATTGAGAAACGCCACACGCTTTTTTACCTCGAGTGTGACCGCTTTATTCCTGCGCTCCGGGCGCACACTTTCCCGTGTCCTCATGGATTACAACCGCCACAGAAGGCAGG GCAAGGTTGGCAGACCTTTCGGGTGAAAGATGTTACCCTGCCACGGACAGTGGAGGGCAGGCATTATTTCGACGTAATGTGCATCTTCCAGCAACAACAGCGGGTCCTCACTTTCACCAGCTTGTACTGGCTGCCGTTCTTGGAAGGAGGAGGAATTTTTCAGATACAGTTGCCTCGTCATGACAGGATGCTACTGTCTCAAACATCAATGCCGGCGGACGTTGCAGTCCGCTTTCTTCCAGACAAG GAAGCCTCCAGAGTGGCCTTCGATATGAGGATCACATCTTCAACCGA GCGCGCAACAAGCGTGCATGGAGTGCTGATAGACAAGTTCTACCAGGAAGCTCGCACTGCACGAG CGGGTTCTCACCGAGGCCCTGACAGATGGAGCCCTTGTCTGAAGGTGATCAACTTGGAAACAGGAACTCTGCTAAGCATATACCTCAACACTATGACAGCCAGTGTTCCACTGTTGGGCCTCCTGCCTGGAACGTTGTTTCGTCTGGAGTCAGTTCGTCTCTCCCAGGCAGCATCCACGGTCCACTACGCATCTTCCACAAACCACACCGTCTTACACATCTCTTCCCATGGAGATGCTTTGCAGACTTATGAGACAAG CAATCTGGATTTGTGGCCTGCTGCGCTCCACCCATGCAACGGGCTAGGCTATGCCCTACCGCTCCGATATATTCAGTGTGTTTTAACCAAGATTCTCTCCCTGCGAATGTGGCCGGATTGCCGGACCTGCGGTGTGCCCGTACAGCAGGATGGTCAACAATGCACGCATAAGCTTATGCCTACTCTTTTTCTCAG GTTTGAAGCCATCTGTGATGCGGAGGTCATCACAGCCATCTGCTGGGACATCCAAGCCAAGCAGGTCTTGCAATTCAATGATAAACTGTGGCAGATGATGGTGGACTATGTGCTCGACTACAAACAGTGCATTGAATACTCTTCT CGTGGCGTCCGTGATCCAGTTGACCAAAGTGGCAGACAAGTGGTATACATAGGATGGACACCAATTGAAGAGAGAATTGCCAGGTGCTGCAAACACCGATCTTTATCATCATCTCACTTGACACTCACAGTGAGAGAGATGAGATTTGCACAAG TGCTCCCACGGAAGGACTGCGTTCAACGTCAAGATATTCCAGAGAggagagacaaaaagaaaaggtttCACGTGGTATGTGTTCGAGACACTTTAGGTGCACTTTACCACTTGCACCAAGCTgctgtaaaggaggcttcaaATGTACATTTCTAA